Part of the Hemibagrus wyckioides isolate EC202008001 linkage group LG09, SWU_Hwy_1.0, whole genome shotgun sequence genome, TAATACCCTTCAGAGggagtttgtttatgtaaaggGGTTGGACTCCTTCAGGATGTGAATAGCTGTTGAGAGATGGAAATGTGAGCTGTTATTGTGCAAATGCCCCCTCTCATCATTCACCACTGTTGACAGATATGCCTCTGATTAAATAACTCCAAAATCTTGCAGCTTAATTTGTGTTGGGTACAAATCTAAATCTCTGAGTAGATGCTAATGACTGTTTGGTAGCTGGGAAGTTCTATATATGTTCATCTATGTTCTCTTTCTAGGTTTAATCAATGTGGTATGTGATGAGGAGCAGGCACAATTCTAAAAGAGCTTAGAATAGTTGCACTTTCAATTGCATCGTTACTTGATTTCCTTTACTCTGATGTCTGAGATCTGTACTATAGGTTCAttaacaaaaccccaacagctTCTGAAGTAACAGCTGGCAGGTCCTAGCTGCATATTACACCATTCTTACTAGTAAAAGTAGACATGATCCTGTGTGGTCTGGTCATGGCTTGGTGAAGGAATGATCAGTGGGTCTGCTCTCCACCATAAACATtttcgttgtgtgtgtgtgatctggttCCCAGTTgcttctgatttattttttttttttaaaaaaggattcTTGCACCTCATGGAGTCATGGAGTTGGGAAATACAGTATGGTCCACATGTTTCGTCATCCCGTTCATCTTCCATTCACTCTCGCCTCTTACAACTTTTCTTGCAAATTTTCTTTGATTTCATGTGGACAACAGACTTtgtttaaaaagtataaataaattatttgattttttattgCATATGTGTAGTGATTTATTTGCCATCTGCTTTGCTTGATTACtttgtattttaatttgtaCCTGAGTATCTGTTTTGTCTTGTCTTACATCCTTTGTGAATACTGGCTGACGGAGATGAAAACGAACATTTTACTATAATGTATTATTGATATTGCACTGATTTTCCTATGAGAAGTTGTATCACACTGAAAATTAGGTTTAAgatcacactaaccacatatCGGTAAGCACTCTCAAACTGGATTTATTTGTGGTTGTTAATTAGCAACTCATTTAAATTGGTGTTAAATTCATATTTCTACTGGATAAAGACCACAGTACAGCCAAAATGAATGTGTATTTTATCATGATAATTATGTCAGCTGGGAACCATTCAGCAGCAGCTAACACATTCTTTTCAGAAAGGCTGGGAACAGGAAAGCCACCATGAAGCTGCGCTTTGCCTGCCCAATGTATCAACTCACATTTCGgtttatttttagattaaaGCCTTTCCTCGgagaacatttcatttttaattggtTTGTGATGTTTTGGCATTACTGCCAATCATGTTATATGGAACAAtcaatgattaaaaatgattaatcaTTTGCCTGGAAATAAAGGAGAGTTAAACATTAAACACTGGTCACATTCTCACAACACAAATGGACTTTAGCACACCACTTGACTAGCTTAATGTATTTGCACTAGCAAATGCATTTATTAAACAGCAGTGTTCAGATTAAAAACACCACCTTGGGCAAACTatttctgtcacacacacacattatatatatatatatatatatatatatatatatatatgccttcAAAGCCAGACACATTACAATTAGTGTGTCTATTCCTGGGACTCCATATATATATTGAATCATCAGCTTAAAAGCAAAGGAGTTAGTCAAGGATATCCACATCAATATCTATGCTATGTCTCTTTGTCCCAACCGCTCCATTTCTGGTGAACAGAGTTTACCTGACCCGAAGTATTCCTACCCATTTCCCTCTCTTCCTTTTCCCGGCGTTCCCAAGGCACGTCTAGCCACAGTTTGCATCCCCACTGGCCCTCCAGTACATCCCaagagtgtaaatgtttttgcTCATTCTTTTGAAAGTCCTCAAGCCAAGGTAAATTCTGCTGTGTTATTCTCTCTGGTGATTTTGTTACACTTTCATTCAAGTCCTTGGAGAAATTACCCTTCAATCCAATTTCTGATTTTGTTATTTCTTCCATTCCTGAGTCTGGCTTTGGCCTCAGTGGAGGACTTGGCTGCAGAAGCTCCCTGAAGTCCAGATTCTGTCCTTTTGTCTCGTCCCAGAAGATGTCTCTTTGGGTTGGCCTGGACACCAGTCTGATTCTTTCTATTTGCAAATTACCAGCTCCTTCAACTGGAGAAGTCGGAAAAGTTTAAGCTTGTCTTCTTTTGAACAAGCGGGGACTTTGAACTGGTTCAGAAAATACATCTAAACTGTTCTAAATCAAAAGCATTCTTGTTTAATCACTCACCAGTGGAAGTATAAATTCTTTGCTGCTCCCAAAGGTGCTGCTGATGGGATTGACGCTTCTTGGTTCTTTCACCAATTAGGAGTGTCTGTGCTGGCAGGAACCCTCCCTTATTTCTCTGGGCAATACGTAAACCCTTTTAAGAAATCCATTTATTAGAAGGTGGCAACATTTTTGGTTGCAATAATAACagaggggtgtccaatcttatccagaaagggccagtgtgggtgcaggttttcatttcaaccaaGCACAAGCTActcctgattccaactggctaatcaactgatcttggccagaaggtgtggcttctgcttggttggaatgaaaacctgcacccacaccggccctttgtggataagactggacacccctggtttaaCACTTAACACTGTAATTCAGGACACTTGCAATGCTGAATTGGTTTACTTGTTAGAGGCTACATAAAATAGACATAAACCTATTAACGATGCCAACGTATCTAATGATGACCCCTGATGATGACCAGTTAGAATAGATTTTGTTCATTGTTTAGAGTTCTGGGATTTCCTGAGGGGAAGGAAAGTGTATCCCATGGAGGAAGCACTGTGGCTTCAGCCCAGGCTACTTTCCACTCCAGCAGCACAGTAATCAGACCCACAGGGAGCACCAGGGCAAGGCTCAGTGCTCACCAGCTGTCTGTTTTGTGCTTCTTCTATAACTTCTTCCTGTGGGTTTCTAAACATCTCTAATAGATCAcacctgtgttctgtgttgctcagttgttgtttttttattacccTCCAGGAACTTGTTTGAACAAATGCCATGCTATATCTCTTTTGTCATATTTAAAATTCAGAGAtaaaaaagaggggaaaaatgcATGGACAAGGATGGATCCTGGTCAGGATCATGGTTGATCTGGGTGATCTAAAGCACCCTTGGTAAAAGCTGCACACCCATGGAGTCTCACATCTAGGGGCAATGTATAGTCCCAATACACCAACTTGGTGCCGCCCCACAGttccagggtccctggtttaATCCTGAGCTTGAGTTGCTGACTTAGTGGTGTTTTACatgtttcctccaggttctctggtttcctcctatcTTCCGACTCTGAAAACCATCCAAGGTGTATGCCAACCTCACATTTAGTGTTCCTGAGAAAGGGTCCAGATTCAAATAAATCCTGACAAGGCTACTCAAGATAactgtatgaataaataaatccaccTAATGTCATGTATCTGGAAGCTCATCTGGatatggagaacatgcaaaactccttTTACAAACATCAACTGGGGTTTAAGACCAAAACTGGACCCTGGAACTTGGAGGCACAAACACCAGCTGTTGGACCACTGTGCCTGCCATCtgtttcatatcaaaattcaccTGTAATACTAAAATAATTGCCTTAACCATGATAAAGCAGTTACCACAGGCATATATAACATTACAGTTGCTCTACCAACTCCATGTCGTGTAGTGGAATATTGTGACACCCCCATTTCTCCATCCCTTTGCATAATAGAGAAATATTTAATTACAGACACATTAGCTTCATTAACTGTCTTATCAACCTTCTCAACATTGAGAATGTTGAAATACCATGAAAGGCAGATTAATGGGCATGTGTGTACCATAGGAACATGGTTTGTAGATGTATTAGACGCTGCTGGTGGCTCCACTGGGCATGGTATTGGTTGCCAAGCCTGTGAGCAGAGGGGAAATAATCATGGTCAGTACCACTGCAAACTATTGCATGGCTACATAAGTTTTATTTTGTATGCACAGCTAAGAGTATGGTGATATTTTAGACCTTTGCTCTTTGTGGTGGATGAGACTTGATGATGCTGTGGATTGGTTTAGCATATACATTTTGGGAGTCTGTAAAAACAGTTAGCAACATATTGAAACAGAGTGCACTGACAGAAAGCAAATATGAGTATGCAGGTCAGTGTAAAGGAAATATAGGATTCTGTTATGAACCATAATCATGCCTGTAGGTtaggaaaaaatggaaaaggtgGGCTGTTGATCTGGGCTATAAAAAGATTGGCTGCTATTCACAAgctataaaaaaagaaatgaatttggattaaaaataaactgaCCTGGTGGTGAAGAAATAATTTGAGGTGCATGCTGCTTGAGCGGTGGCAGCTGGCTGATCTGCCGGTGTCCTAGAATTCCCTGCTGGTGTTGTGGTAAACGGTGCGCAGCAGTGATCATCCTTGGTGAGACTGCTTGATGGAAAGGCTGTTCCTCTTTTGGTGTGACTTTGCAAATCTTTATTCTGGAGTTGCTAGTCCCCATTTTAAATTCACTGGCAATGGAACTGAGTtacactgggggaaaaaaaactcttgCGATGCTACATTCTAAAATCCCATCATGGACTGATGAAATGATCCTTACAGACACAGAGCCATTACGAGGGTCAGCATTTCACGACGCAATCCAAGGCTCTCTAACCTTTGACTTGCTGTGACGCTTTTGTGTCTTCTCTTGGCACTTTTCAAGATTATAATTCACAGGGTTCATCCACTCATGTCTGATTAATCTGAGGTTCAACACTAGTTATCCTCTTCCTTTAACTTGTGTGAAACTATTGCAAAGTTGTGTAGCGACTGTCAGATTTTATGTCCCTCTTCTTGCTTTATAtttctcaggtttttttttttcgtaaTGTGGCATGTTACCATAGTGACATTCCTCATGGGTTATTCTGTAACAGAGTGGAAATGGTTGGATGCTGACGTGGGGACGTCTCTCCTTCTGCCTGACCAGGCATGCTACAGCTGAAGTGGCTGTGTTTGATGATTGACAGGATCTGCTACAATTCTCCTTATAAAACTACTCTTTATGTTTTGTGCTTTAGGTTTTCTAGGTCTAACTGACTCAAGTGAAATCAGGCagtacattcatttaaaattggCTTTGGATGTTTTCACATGCCtgtggataaaaaaataaagagagaaaaacagaattgAAGTGAAATACTTTGAGGTGGTGGAAAAAGAAGCACCAAATGAAAAAGAAACCCTCATACTTCATGCCATATCACTACTTACTGTTTGGTAAATAGTGAGAGAATGGTGTCGTACATTACAATAGTAATATAGACTTACCAtctactttattaggaacaccagcaCTTTTGTGCAGCtgtccaatcagccaatcatgtgacagcaacacactgcaaaaaaaaaaaatcctgcagatacaggtcaagagcttcagttcatgttgttatcaaacatcagaatgaagacagtgtgatttctgtgactttaacactggcatggatgttggtaccagatggtctgatttgagtatttccgaaactgctgatctcctgggattttcacacacaacagtctctagagtttacacagaatggtgtgaaaataaaaaaggccTTGTTGATAAGcaaggtcagaggaaaatagtCAGTTTGTTtcgagctgccaggaaggatatagtagCTCATATAATCACAAAACCATGGTGAACAGGAAAGCATTGATCATAAAGGTgaatgagctacaacagcagaatacCACGTTGTGTTCCACTTCTattagccaagaacaggaatcatGAACATATGCTCATTGAAAgtggacagctgaagattaaAAAATCTGTATGTACTCAAACTGCATGTTCTTTATCCATAAAGCAAAATGCGAAGCAGCCGACTTTGTTTTCCCAATGAACAAATCAAGTGGACCACGAACAAACCATACTCAGACCACCTCTGAAAGTTTGCTTATGGGTCATTTTACATGGGTCTGggttcatttgttttgtttgtatatgCAGAAAAAATGCTAAGCCACTGATCTGAGACCAGGTCTGAAACAGACGAAGTGTGAAAACATCCATTATGTTCCATGTTCTTTAATCCAGACACAACCATATAAAACTAAGGTCAAATTATGTGCTTTTTCTGGAATATAGTGAGGAAGTGTCAGTGTAGTTTTTGGCATGTTCTGCGAAAGTAATGCAgattattttgaaaatattcAGTCCCAACATTCATGTTAATGCTGAATCCCAAAGAGAAAATGATCTGCACTAGAACAATATTATAACAGAATCCTAAACATGTGACTAGGAAAAGGTGtaacagcttttcctccatctGGACCTCATGGGTAGTTGATGTCATTTCAACATATGGAGGTTATTTAAAAACGTGTCATCTCCAAACACCTTATACctcttaaaaaatacaaaatggaaCTACTGATTTCTACTCTGTACACATATTCAAACAATCAGTGGTcaaaactgtaataaataatgaaacatttctcaAAACTATCAGAACGAGGTGTACTATGAGGTGTTGACACGCTGGTTTCAACAGTGACATTCAACTAGTTAGGTCAGGTTCTATGTTAAGCATTGTATTAACATTTAACTATAGTAAAATTATTTTGTGCAACTGATTGAGCAATTTAGAGAAAATATGTCAACGAGTAAGATAGAAAGATTGCAAGAATAAATGCAGAGGAACAAAAAGGACCCAGACTCACTAGAGCACAACATTATCTATATAAAGAATTGAAAGAAATGCAAACAGGCGAGAAATTTAGGAAAAGCCgctccaaaattattggcaagATGGGTTAAAAAAAGTTATGAAAAAATATCTTATAGGCTAATTAATTTGTACATGAAATTTTTTAGGGAGTTTTATGGAATATCGTAACTGTTTAGTGTCATGTAGAGAGAAAAAAGCGAGAAGATTACGATTTTAAGTTAGGACTGGAATGCGGCATATGCAATCTTATTACTGTATGCATGTAAATGTAACACATTCAACATTTGACaatagacaaaaaaataaataaaaatgttcttatTGTCATACAAATGAAAGTGATTATAAAATGGCTTGGAAACTAAAATCGTTTACCCAAAACTAGAAAACAGTtactttaaagtaaaaaaaaaagctaattaaTTATTTGGTTTATTCCTGTTTTTCTGCCAGGTTATTGGAAATTAcctaaaaatgtaagaaaaaaagcttttcATGTATCTTTAGATCAAGTTATACATAAATACTGTCTAATACAAAGGGTTAAAAACGTTCAAAGAACTCCTGAATATTTTATGCAGTGTTTTCAGAAACAATCCTCTTAAgttttcatttataaaatgGATTAATTTTTCCTTCAATCTGCAGAAAAAAATCCTCTCTAATTGCCCTGTATCTGTGTGACTTAACAATATTATGCAAGTCCTCATGCTGTACAGTGGGTGGGTTCATGCTGTGCTCTCTCCAAGTGCCAGGATGACGGTAATGAGCCTGTAATATGGACTGAAATAGTTTAGCGGTTAGCAGTAAatagtttttctttctctttctgctaGACACTGTTCTCTGCTTCGTCTTAACTTAGTGGGGCATCAACACCAATCACTCAAAAATAATGTGTGCACTGTAACTATGTGTGtcttggagaaaaaaagaaagaaaatgttaaatagAACTTTATAAAAGTTATATCCTGTCTCTTTCAGTCAAATTTAACACAAGTACAATAGTGTGATGAAGCACTATCACAGCAAATCTACCGACACATGAATGACACtggattgttattattattagtataataataataataataataataataataataataataataataataataataaattatatttttattaatataatttataaataataaataaaattattattattattattattattattattatcattattattttatctgcaATATTAGTGCCTGAGCTGTTGTTACACTTCTGACATTTCTTTTGGGATTATTTGTACAAATTCTTCTGAAGTAAAATCTATTCTTTTCCTCAAAATGTCTTTATCCAGAGGCaagtatttaattttttgttcttttgcaAATGATCTAAATTAAGGCCCTGGGGATGGTTGAAAGAAACCCAAACCCTAATATGTACCTTCTTTTGGTAAGCTCCATAAAATAATATGACTGGTGATAAAGAACAGATTAGAAATGTTGCTGGAGTTCAGAGCTTTGTGCCTCCACTCAGTGCCAAATGATTATAACTGTCATAGTGATACATTATTCTGCACAAAGAGAATGAGAGTCAGAATATTTGCCAAAAATAACATTCTGAGGCAGGTTTTTTGGTTTCGGTATAAGAAGAAACGAGAGGCTTGTTCATATATAGGATAATATATTTCTCCTTcttatgtacagtataataCCATCAGATACAATGGAAATAACATTTGTATTATATACGCTTCTCTCTCAGGTGCATGCATTTTAATACAGTGAGCCAAATTGGCCCTGAATGAGTCTATATTCACAGAATACAGTCCATGTGAGGGTTCAGCAGGCATAGCTGGGATGAAGGCGTGCAAACAGAAAAGGCTATTTACTTCATTAATCACGAGAGTTTATCTCCCTAAAGAAAACGTACTCCTGTTAATGCGAACGTGAAATCCCAGcatgaaaaacaaatattgtAACTAAATCTTTCTTTTATAAAGGGAGATTTTCCTCCTCAGCACAGTCTGTAAAATGCTCCTCTGTCATCTCTCTTAAAGGAGAAGGAAGTGATGCTATGAACCTCTGATGTTCAGCTCCGCCCACTTTTCACACAGTTGATATTGCGGTTGTTGTGATCCTAGTTCTCCTTTATCTCCATAATCTCCACTCTTTCACTCAAAGTACCACGACTCTGGCACTGCCTCATGGTGGATCCCTAGCACTCTTAGCTTTAAGGCCAAGGActagaggtcagaggtcatgcCAAGGGGATTGAGACAGCACCGTTAGCTCTGCTGCGGCTGCGCATGTTGACACTGGACTCCGTCAGTTCCTCTCCGTGCTCCTCTGACTTCTTGTCAGCGAGTGTGGCGAGGAAGCGCAGTGTAACCGTGTCCCACTCCtcaggcagcagcagcaacaggaAGCCCACGCAGATGATGCAGGTTGCAGCCAGGCGAACCACGCTGAAGATCACCTCATGCTTCAGCACGTCAATCGCTACACAAAAGAATGTCAGAAACAACTTAGaggcagtatttatttatttatttttaattcacttGCATGTTTTGCTTTTCTAGACTCACTGATTACT contains:
- the LOC131359493 gene encoding uncharacterized protein LOC131359493; amino-acid sequence: MGTSNSRIKICKVTPKEEQPFHQAVSPRMITAAHRLPQHQQGILGHRQISQLPPLKQHAPQIISSPPDSQNVYAKPIHSIIKSHPPQRAKAWQPIPCPVEPPAASNTSTNHVPMGLRIAQRNKGGFLPAQTLLIGERTKKRQSHQQHLWEQQRIYTSTVEGAGNLQIERIRLVSRPTQRDIFWDETKGQNLDFRELLQPSPPLRPKPDSGMEEITKSEIGLKGNFSKDLNESVTKSPERITQQNLPWLEDFQKNEQKHLHSWDVLEGQWGCKLWLDVPWERREKEEREMGRNTSGQVNSVHQKWSGWDKET